In a genomic window of bacterium:
- a CDS encoding PQQ-binding-like beta-propeller repeat protein: protein MFSADNERPVAVRAALIVFICILAASTIVSCRGGGTARAGLPAHSVTPNPASADGRWLEMDGFRGSLLDRSLKATAFPELAIGLAVEPGWNATTLRIIQKASRLPDDLFLCVSYDHALWSFQSAEYRGGLGSDAIHAEIPAGSGTLHLGASRLADARGGTEPEGAVGAAVFEVRFARGAEAPSRRAANAPLQDWNKVTDLAASDTGGDTVLLTWRERNIGDYDNNGEVGIADITPIALHWMETPANTQNSEVFELIDGSGDGEISIPDITPIALNYLNRITGYHVYRSGISGPLPPGSSTRATTLRPVPEPGEGRLHYEWLDSPGASGSYTYTVRPFSDPLEDEPVGIESDPAAVNFTFHGGADVVPPVWDSGEEGVTDAIAGESSILLKWGRAVDAASPPVTYRIYLSLGDAVDFDVPDLVQDVDAGDPDDPEHTFQLWDLPAGSKFSVAVRARDSHSPPNEDQNTETRTVTLVENEGWLDFRGGSGRTGAAPGSLPPPLTLVFEHPLDPDGQSNTTPAIVAGASGDAEIALCAVGDSLFAYDISDPQNITERWVFPAGGPGEQIDSSPAVAADRVFVGSQSGYLYCLSLLDGTKLWEYPAGGNVPSSPVVVDDVVYCGTAQGELLMLSALDGRPRWTYGVDTVMASSPAVADGRVFVGSGTQAGVPAQIVSYDTSTGLDWFTNTPGGVRASPAVADGRVMVGDLNGRFYILTTFGASLHAPINLGGEINASAAYSDGIAYVSAVMDSFSSRVYAINVETGDFAWPAPATIASPPVRSSPLIAGNYLYVVDGNGKILAYDAATGAKLWEWSSGGPPSLTTGSPVVWNNRIYHQGADHALRAFDPTFDFDPPVWTGQPGLLQAGHGSVGQNVMLNLIAGDAVDLISPPVRWRYFLSDFPIVDFDGADGPTSGTISFGPIAWGNYTFNVADMNRAKAKWDAHRAWYAARALDSAFPPNEDDNEVTVDYTFPWNGEYSLYDAGAGEKIYTFDAASAGFYGPLVAMFKTTPSGWKLSTFKEGQLIRHEYDLLGNPDIVGLGYLDLEKNEADGSYALAAVVENSLGFKDLYIGTIAGATEQFPMAKLPTGAGHDWGTVSVAFDGNGNPAAANTYWNDLSMPLTLTELLPQYHYLSSQDPPQWMQEFIDSDANLVQTRYIDLAFKKDGTPVVAYTKSNTMTGGNTGLFVAERRGVADWRIVPVDGGSLTGTTGYHLSMILDGNDLPVIVYSDIENKLLKIALPVGADVWNIVSLGDINNGSNVHDGTCLIPTPGAGPGDGSADYALAHFSQFGSTKNWEKVFVRVFGNPGGSYAIPPESAYQLDDPFQPMDDSASIALVPEGSALYAYFAADFGARIMYDSIEMSHFLK, encoded by the coding sequence ATGTTTTCAGCCGATAACGAACGGCCGGTCGCAGTCCGTGCAGCACTAATCGTTTTCATTTGCATTTTGGCTGCGTCGACGATTGTATCCTGCCGCGGCGGGGGAACGGCGCGCGCGGGGCTTCCCGCGCACAGCGTCACGCCGAACCCGGCTTCGGCGGATGGCCGCTGGCTTGAAATGGACGGCTTCAGGGGGTCTTTGCTTGACCGGAGCCTAAAAGCGACCGCATTCCCGGAACTTGCAATCGGGCTGGCTGTGGAGCCGGGCTGGAATGCGACGACATTGCGCATCATTCAAAAGGCATCCAGGCTGCCTGACGATTTGTTCTTATGCGTTTCGTATGACCACGCGCTATGGAGCTTTCAATCGGCTGAATACAGGGGCGGTCTTGGGAGCGACGCAATCCACGCGGAAATACCGGCGGGGAGCGGAACGCTTCATTTGGGAGCATCGAGATTAGCGGATGCGCGAGGCGGCACCGAGCCGGAAGGAGCGGTCGGCGCGGCAGTTTTCGAGGTTCGGTTTGCGCGGGGGGCGGAAGCGCCATCGCGCCGCGCTGCGAACGCGCCGCTGCAGGATTGGAACAAAGTAACCGACCTCGCGGCTTCGGATACAGGCGGCGATACGGTGCTGCTGACTTGGCGGGAGCGCAACATAGGAGACTACGACAACAACGGCGAGGTGGGCATCGCCGATATTACGCCGATTGCCTTGCACTGGATGGAAACGCCGGCGAATACGCAAAATTCGGAAGTTTTCGAGCTGATTGACGGAAGCGGCGACGGCGAAATCAGTATTCCGGACATTACGCCGATTGCCCTCAATTACCTGAACAGGATAACCGGCTACCATGTTTACCGCAGCGGGATTTCGGGGCCGCTTCCGCCCGGCAGCTCGACGAGAGCCACGACTTTACGTCCAGTTCCCGAACCCGGCGAGGGAAGGCTCCATTACGAATGGCTCGATTCGCCCGGTGCTTCGGGAAGTTACACATACACGGTGCGTCCGTTTTCTGACCCGCTTGAGGACGAGCCCGTCGGCATCGAAAGTGATCCGGCGGCGGTAAATTTCACGTTTCACGGGGGCGCGGACGTAGTTCCGCCTGTCTGGGACAGCGGCGAAGAAGGCGTGACCGACGCAATCGCGGGCGAGTCCAGCATTCTTTTGAAGTGGGGGCGCGCTGTGGATGCGGCCTCGCCACCGGTGACGTACCGCATTTATCTTTCCTTGGGCGATGCGGTGGATTTCGATGTGCCGGATCTCGTGCAGGATGTGGATGCAGGCGATCCGGACGATCCGGAGCATACATTCCAATTGTGGGATCTGCCGGCTGGTTCCAAATTTTCTGTCGCCGTGAGGGCGAGGGACTCGCACTCGCCTCCCAACGAGGATCAAAACACCGAAACGCGGACGGTGACGCTGGTCGAAAACGAAGGTTGGTTGGATTTCCGCGGCGGGTCCGGCAGGACGGGCGCGGCGCCCGGAAGTCTCCCCCCCCCGCTGACGCTGGTTTTCGAGCATCCGCTGGATCCGGACGGCCAGTCTAACACGACGCCCGCCATTGTCGCGGGCGCATCAGGCGATGCCGAAATCGCGCTGTGCGCGGTGGGTGATTCGCTTTTTGCCTACGACATTTCCGATCCGCAGAACATAACCGAGCGCTGGGTGTTTCCGGCGGGCGGGCCGGGCGAGCAGATAGATTCAAGCCCCGCCGTCGCGGCCGATCGTGTTTTTGTCGGAAGCCAGAGCGGATACTTGTATTGTTTGAGTTTGCTTGACGGGACAAAGCTGTGGGAATACCCCGCCGGCGGAAACGTGCCATCCAGTCCAGTTGTCGTTGACGATGTGGTTTATTGCGGCACGGCGCAGGGCGAGCTTCTGATGCTTTCCGCGCTCGACGGCAGGCCGCGATGGACGTACGGAGTGGACACTGTGATGGCGTCAAGCCCCGCCGTGGCGGACGGAAGGGTTTTCGTCGGGAGCGGGACGCAGGCCGGAGTCCCCGCGCAAATCGTCAGCTACGATACAAGCACCGGTCTGGACTGGTTTACGAATACACCGGGGGGAGTGCGTGCCTCGCCCGCGGTCGCCGACGGCCGCGTGATGGTCGGCGATCTCAACGGCCGGTTCTACATCCTCACGACATTCGGCGCGTCGCTCCACGCTCCGATCAATCTGGGCGGAGAGATAAACGCGAGCGCGGCTTATTCGGACGGCATTGCCTATGTATCGGCGGTAATGGACAGCTTCTCGAGCCGCGTTTACGCGATAAACGTGGAGACGGGCGACTTCGCTTGGCCCGCGCCGGCAACGATCGCCAGTCCGCCCGTCCGCTCGTCTCCGCTTATCGCGGGAAACTATTTGTACGTCGTGGACGGCAACGGAAAAATCCTCGCGTACGATGCCGCAACCGGGGCAAAGCTTTGGGAGTGGTCAAGCGGCGGGCCGCCGTCGCTCACGACGGGCAGTCCGGTAGTATGGAACAACAGGATTTACCACCAGGGCGCGGATCACGCGCTTCGGGCGTTCGATCCGACGTTCGATTTCGATCCGCCGGTTTGGACGGGACAGCCCGGGCTTCTCCAGGCGGGGCATGGCTCCGTCGGACAAAACGTGATGCTGAATTTGATAGCGGGCGATGCGGTGGATTTGATATCGCCCCCGGTAAGGTGGCGGTACTTTCTCTCGGATTTTCCAATCGTTGATTTCGACGGCGCGGACGGGCCGACCAGCGGCACGATTTCGTTCGGCCCCATCGCCTGGGGGAATTACACGTTCAACGTCGCGGACATGAACCGCGCCAAAGCGAAGTGGGATGCTCACCGCGCGTGGTACGCGGCGCGCGCGCTTGACAGCGCGTTTCCGCCGAACGAAGACGACAACGAGGTCACGGTTGACTATACGTTCCCTTGGAACGGCGAGTATTCGCTTTACGACGCCGGTGCGGGCGAGAAGATATACACGTTCGACGCGGCTTCAGCCGGTTTTTACGGTCCTCTTGTCGCGATGTTCAAGACAACGCCGTCCGGATGGAAGCTTTCGACATTCAAGGAAGGCCAGCTTATCCGGCATGAATACGACCTGCTGGGGAATCCGGACATCGTCGGTCTCGGATATCTGGATTTGGAGAAAAACGAGGCCGACGGAAGTTACGCCCTTGCGGCGGTAGTTGAAAATTCGCTCGGTTTCAAAGATCTTTACATCGGGACAATTGCGGGCGCTACCGAGCAATTTCCTATGGCCAAGCTGCCCACAGGCGCGGGCCATGATTGGGGAACGGTTTCCGTGGCATTCGACGGGAACGGCAATCCCGCCGCCGCCAATACCTATTGGAACGACCTTTCGATGCCGCTGACGCTGACCGAGCTGTTGCCGCAATACCATTACTTGTCCAGCCAGGATCCGCCCCAGTGGATGCAAGAATTTATTGATTCAGATGCCAATCTCGTGCAGACAAGGTACATAGATCTAGCGTTCAAGAAAGACGGAACGCCTGTAGTTGCATATACGAAGAGCAACACGATGACCGGCGGCAATACGGGATTGTTCGTAGCGGAGCGCCGCGGCGTCGCGGATTGGCGGATTGTACCTGTCGACGGCGGTTCGCTGACCGGCACGACCGGATACCACCTTTCGATGATTTTGGACGGGAACGACCTGCCGGTTATCGTTTACTCGGACATCGAAAACAAGCTGCTCAAAATCGCGCTGCCGGTCGGCGCGGACGTCTGGAATATCGTCTCTCTCGGCGATATTAACAACGGTTCAAACGTTCACGACGGCACTTGTTTGATACCAACGCCCGGAGCGGGGCCGGGCGACGGCAGCGCGGACTACGCGCTCGCGCACTTCAGCCAGTTCGGCTCGACAAAGAACTGGGAGAAGGTATTTGTGCGCGTGTTCGGAAATCCGGGCGGCTCGTATGCGATTCCTCCCGAAAGTGCGTACCAGCTAGACGACCCGTTCCAGCCGATGGACGACAGCGCATCGATTGCGCTCGTGCCGGAGGGATCCGCGCTGTACGCCTATTTCGCGGCGGATTTCGGCGCGCGTATTATGTACGATTCGATAGAAATGTCTCATTTTTTGAAATGA
- a CDS encoding nucleotide sugar dehydrogenase: MLEFQNRSNDRSLKIGVIGLGYVGLPLAVEFARAGFNVLGFEVDKGKIQSINTGRNYIPDVDDGLLAKLVSDGKLAATAEFPRLAECDSVSICVPTPLSKTQEPDISYILSATEQLAKHIKPGALVVLESTTYPGTTEEVMLPLLSKKSRKVGKDFFLAFSPERVDPGNPVYGTGNTPKVIGGVTPECVSRASCLYGTIISKIVPVSSTMAAEMVKLVENTFRAINIASVNEIAMSCHRLGLDVWEVINAASTKPFGFVPFYPGPGLGGHCIPIDPLYLSWKMRSLNFRTRFIELANEINREMPMWVVERIADILNDRSMHIRGTDILVLGVAYKKDINDVRESPALEVMELLIDRGANVYYHDPHVPECKLWEVSGKPVTMRSVELTPKNISSAGLVVCTTDHSAFDWAFILNHAVQVFDTRNATKGIVNEKIVRL, translated from the coding sequence TTGCTTGAATTTCAGAATCGCTCGAACGACCGAAGTCTCAAAATCGGCGTAATCGGCCTCGGCTATGTGGGTCTTCCGCTTGCGGTTGAATTCGCACGCGCGGGATTCAACGTCCTTGGATTCGAAGTGGACAAGGGCAAGATTCAAAGCATTAACACCGGCAGAAATTACATTCCCGACGTGGACGACGGGCTGCTCGCCAAGCTTGTATCGGACGGGAAGCTCGCGGCGACCGCGGAATTCCCCAGGCTTGCCGAATGCGATTCCGTGAGTATATGCGTACCCACGCCTCTCTCGAAAACGCAAGAGCCGGACATCAGCTATATCCTCTCGGCTACGGAGCAGTTGGCGAAGCACATTAAGCCGGGTGCGCTGGTAGTGCTCGAAAGCACCACGTATCCCGGGACGACCGAGGAAGTGATGCTGCCTCTGCTTTCAAAGAAAAGCCGCAAAGTGGGCAAGGATTTCTTCCTCGCGTTCAGCCCGGAACGTGTTGACCCGGGCAATCCGGTTTACGGGACGGGCAACACTCCCAAAGTGATTGGCGGAGTGACTCCGGAATGCGTCAGCCGTGCAAGCTGCCTGTACGGAACGATAATTTCGAAAATCGTCCCGGTCAGCTCCACAATGGCGGCAGAAATGGTGAAGCTTGTCGAAAATACTTTCCGCGCCATAAACATTGCCAGCGTGAATGAAATTGCAATGAGCTGCCACAGGCTTGGTCTGGATGTATGGGAAGTGATAAATGCGGCTTCAACCAAGCCGTTCGGATTTGTTCCGTTTTATCCCGGCCCGGGACTGGGAGGGCACTGCATACCGATAGATCCGCTTTATCTTTCGTGGAAGATGCGCTCCCTGAATTTCCGTACGAGGTTCATCGAACTCGCGAACGAGATTAATCGGGAAATGCCCATGTGGGTTGTGGAGAGGATCGCCGACATTCTGAATGACCGCTCGATGCATATAAGAGGCACGGACATACTTGTTTTGGGTGTTGCATACAAGAAGGACATAAACGACGTAAGGGAATCTCCGGCACTCGAAGTGATGGAGCTTTTGATAGACCGCGGTGCGAACGTTTATTATCATGATCCGCACGTGCCGGAATGCAAGTTGTGGGAAGTAAGCGGCAAGCCCGTGACTATGCGCTCGGTTGAGCTGACGCCCAAGAATATATCCTCGGCGGGGCTGGTCGTATGCACCACAGACCATTCGGCGTTCGACTGGGCGTTTATTCTTAACCATGCGGTGCAGGTTTTCGACACCAGAAACGCGACAAAGGGCATCGTCAACGAAAAAATCGTACGGCTTTAA
- a CDS encoding fibronectin type III domain-containing protein: MSKILTASIVFFASIAVALSLSSCGGKNVFPAQSADGRFKAVAIAGVMDYSINLTETADGIRIELSAPAASDGFFVHIEYPEDSYEAKSAYFSRRFGDGYLKLAVLTRPGIAAIGVTRIGGGAIPAGEIAAINLVCGTSGERSISAAPSGPANVVTNLIATPQSADSIRFTWNGKNNGDYDAGGEVNVADITPIALNFLRDPNDGEGDDVLESLIDGDGSGDVGVSDITPIALNYLAVLSGYHIYRGVPSPPGEPVWNAQPLEIGIVPENSTVVPYEPGRDPQYGFFRFDVTVPVDPAFLSSSSAWRVVPTDGASEGTPSDYAITEPGDTTPPVWISGNGIESAVAGAGSALVTWGTAEDADSPPVTYRVYYGLSSEEIPPNAFYEDFGSNTHSALITGLDLAEYAFFVTALDSESPPNENTSGGTLFATPFDALATVPPATKTQVSAVDADACDIALAPESALPPVPMEPGAPVIAYAEPGGALNIAYYKNGWQEEQVSPGSAGLGAPDVFFAGGQVLIAVPDATAGSISLFYGLPGQGFAEALVTDAALGANSLKAAYSPGGDIAIAYSAPGGGGDAEVRYAFAPYTGGSPDGLSWNFETIGSQPTVVSVALDFDPADGSPVVVYTGGQVDSQTFAFDTSAFRAARLGTDSWSVSDLASQLGDVNPLAMSAAFVEGEMEITYQKARSVTVPSVGDLPVFDLSVWRGGASPVNKTFVSGSISLIGLFPPTVGITYGLVPAIVSIPSGSSKDAWIGAVTAHAEVNVSAFPALSGAATIDLEASGQTGSNVPNAADVGLGQGRGLAAEFGAGKVQAAFLETGEIDLSTLEGLLNLPAGPVVYAAVVP; the protein is encoded by the coding sequence TTGAGCAAGATTCTTACGGCGTCCATAGTCTTTTTCGCCTCAATTGCTGTTGCATTATCGCTTTCTTCTTGCGGCGGGAAAAACGTATTTCCCGCACAATCCGCCGACGGCCGGTTCAAAGCGGTTGCAATCGCGGGCGTTATGGATTATTCGATCAATCTAACAGAAACGGCTGACGGGATTCGAATCGAGTTGAGTGCTCCGGCAGCATCGGATGGATTTTTCGTTCACATCGAGTATCCCGAGGATTCGTACGAAGCAAAATCCGCGTATTTCTCGCGCAGGTTCGGCGATGGATACTTGAAACTTGCGGTGCTGACGCGCCCCGGCATAGCGGCGATAGGCGTAACTCGCATCGGCGGCGGGGCTATTCCCGCCGGGGAAATCGCCGCAATCAACCTTGTCTGCGGAACCTCGGGCGAAAGATCAATATCCGCAGCTCCGTCCGGCCCGGCGAACGTCGTGACGAACCTGATTGCGACGCCGCAGTCCGCCGATTCGATCCGGTTTACCTGGAACGGCAAAAACAACGGCGATTACGATGCGGGCGGTGAGGTCAACGTGGCGGACATCACGCCGATTGCTCTCAATTTCCTGCGCGATCCAAACGACGGCGAAGGCGATGACGTCCTTGAATCGCTGATCGACGGAGACGGAAGCGGAGACGTAGGCGTATCCGACATAACTCCCATCGCGCTGAATTATTTGGCGGTGCTCTCCGGCTACCATATTTACCGCGGAGTCCCCTCCCCCCCCGGCGAGCCGGTTTGGAACGCACAACCGCTTGAAATAGGCATAGTACCGGAAAACTCAACCGTAGTTCCTTACGAACCGGGCAGAGATCCGCAGTACGGATTTTTCAGGTTCGACGTGACCGTTCCGGTGGATCCTGCGTTTCTTTCGTCTTCGTCCGCTTGGCGCGTAGTGCCGACCGACGGAGCATCGGAAGGAACACCAAGCGATTACGCAATAACGGAGCCCGGCGACACAACGCCGCCCGTGTGGATATCCGGAAACGGAATAGAGTCGGCGGTTGCCGGCGCGGGATCGGCTCTGGTTACCTGGGGAACCGCCGAGGATGCGGACAGCCCGCCCGTGACTTACCGAGTTTATTACGGACTGTCATCGGAAGAAATTCCGCCGAATGCGTTTTACGAGGATTTCGGCTCGAATACCCATTCAGCTCTGATAACGGGGTTGGATTTGGCGGAGTACGCGTTTTTCGTCACCGCGCTCGACAGCGAGTCACCGCCGAACGAAAACACGTCCGGAGGTACGCTGTTTGCGACTCCCTTCGATGCGCTCGCAACCGTCCCTCCCGCGACGAAAACGCAGGTGAGCGCCGTGGACGCGGATGCGTGCGACATCGCGCTTGCGCCCGAATCCGCACTGCCGCCCGTTCCGATGGAGCCGGGCGCGCCGGTTATCGCGTACGCGGAGCCGGGAGGCGCGCTCAACATCGCGTATTACAAAAACGGTTGGCAGGAGGAGCAGGTTTCGCCGGGAAGCGCCGGACTCGGCGCGCCGGACGTTTTCTTTGCGGGTGGGCAGGTTTTAATCGCCGTCCCCGATGCGACGGCAGGCTCGATTTCGCTATTTTACGGACTTCCGGGGCAGGGCTTCGCCGAGGCGCTTGTCACCGACGCTGCATTGGGCGCGAATTCGCTTAAGGCGGCTTATTCCCCGGGCGGCGATATCGCGATCGCGTATTCGGCTCCCGGAGGAGGCGGGGACGCCGAGGTTCGATACGCATTTGCGCCGTACACCGGAGGCTCGCCCGACGGGCTGTCCTGGAATTTTGAAACAATCGGATCGCAGCCCACGGTTGTATCGGTCGCGCTCGACTTCGATCCCGCGGACGGTTCGCCCGTTGTTGTGTACACCGGCGGACAGGTGGACTCGCAGACGTTTGCATTCGATACTTCGGCTTTCAGGGCGGCGCGCCTCGGCACAGATTCCTGGAGCGTAAGCGACCTCGCGTCGCAGCTCGGCGATGTGAATCCTCTTGCGATGTCCGCGGCTTTCGTCGAAGGGGAGATGGAAATCACTTACCAAAAGGCGAGGTCGGTCACAGTCCCGTCCGTAGGCGATCTTCCCGTTTTCGATTTGTCGGTATGGAGGGGCGGAGCTTCGCCTGTGAACAAGACTTTCGTTTCGGGTTCGATTTCGCTGATAGGTCTTTTCCCGCCTACAGTCGGGATAACCTACGGCCTTGTACCCGCGATTGTGTCCATTCCGTCCGGCTCAAGCAAGGACGCGTGGATCGGCGCGGTGACCGCGCACGCGGAAGTCAACGTATCAGCGTTCCCCGCGCTCTCGGGCGCCGCGACGATCGACCTCGAAGCGAGTGGCCAGACCGGCTCGAACGTGCCGAACGCCGCCGACGTCGGCCTTGGACAGGGAAGGGGGCTTGCGGCCGAGTTCGGCGCGGGGAAGGTTCAGGCTGCGTTTCTGGAAACCGGAGAAATCGACTTGTCCACGCTTGAAGGTCTGCTTAATTTGCCCGCTGGACCGGTTGTTTATGCGGCTGTAGTTCCATAG
- a CDS encoding SDR family oxidoreductase: MAHYLVTGGAGFIGSNIVHELARRGERVRVLDDFSTGRRENLEGAEADFELVEGSITDFETCRGACEGIDFVLHQAALPSVPRSIIDPVSSTHVNVGGTVNLLHAAVKAGVKRFVFAASSSAYGNTPTLPKHEEMPANPMSPYAVTKLTGEQFCKAFFYCYGLETVALRYFNIYGPRQDPYSQYGAVIPIFCRQIIRGQPAPIHGDGRQTRDFTFVADAVEANLLACSAPPTCAGEVINIGASGRTSVLELFEMLRDLLGRPDAQAEFLEPRAGDVRDSYASIDKAKRLIGYEPRYDIRRGLELAIDYYKRVCG; encoded by the coding sequence ATGGCGCACTATCTGGTGACGGGCGGGGCTGGGTTCATTGGAAGCAACATAGTCCACGAGCTGGCGCGACGCGGCGAGCGGGTGCGTGTTCTTGACGATTTTTCGACGGGCAGGCGGGAAAACCTGGAAGGCGCAGAAGCGGACTTCGAGCTTGTCGAAGGCTCGATAACCGATTTCGAAACATGCCGTGGCGCATGCGAGGGGATTGACTTCGTGCTGCACCAGGCGGCGTTGCCTTCAGTACCCCGGTCGATAATCGATCCGGTTTCTTCTACTCATGTGAATGTCGGCGGAACGGTCAATTTGCTCCACGCGGCGGTCAAAGCAGGTGTGAAGCGTTTCGTGTTCGCGGCTTCGTCGAGCGCTTACGGCAACACGCCGACTCTGCCGAAGCACGAGGAAATGCCCGCAAATCCGATGTCGCCTTACGCGGTGACAAAGCTCACCGGCGAGCAATTCTGCAAGGCGTTTTTCTATTGTTACGGCCTTGAAACCGTCGCCCTTCGATATTTCAACATTTACGGGCCGCGGCAGGATCCTTACAGCCAGTACGGAGCGGTTATTCCGATTTTCTGCCGCCAGATTATCCGCGGCCAGCCTGCGCCGATTCACGGCGATGGCCGTCAAACGCGTGATTTCACGTTCGTCGCAGACGCGGTGGAAGCGAACCTGCTCGCGTGCAGCGCGCCGCCGACATGCGCCGGTGAGGTGATTAACATCGGCGCTTCGGGGCGCACGAGCGTTCTCGAATTGTTCGAAATGCTGCGCGACCTGCTCGGCAGGCCGGATGCGCAAGCAGAGTTTTTGGAGCCGCGCGCGGGCGATGTTCGGGACAGCTACGCTTCGATTGACAAGGCGAAAAGGCTGATCGGGTACGAGCCGCGTTATGATATCCGCCGCGGGCTTGAGCTCGCCATCGATTACTACAAGCGGGTTTGCGGTTAG
- a CDS encoding redoxin domain-containing protein, protein MHPGNIVSRSHNMKRAFVLATLVVALAATAAHARLSAGTQAPEFTGAGVDGSPVSLADFKGKYVLLDFFATW, encoded by the coding sequence ATGCATCCGGGGAACATCGTTTCAAGGAGTCATAACATGAAAAGAGCATTCGTACTTGCGACGCTGGTCGTCGCGCTGGCCGCGACCGCGGCGCACGCGCGGCTTTCCGCGGGGACGCAGGCGCCGGAGTTCACGGGCGCGGGCGTTGACGGCTCGCCCGTTTCGCTGGCCGATTTCAAGGGGAAGTACGTTCTTCTGGATTTCTTCGCAACCTGGTGA